A single genomic interval of Corvus cornix cornix isolate S_Up_H32 chromosome 1, ASM73873v5, whole genome shotgun sequence harbors:
- the CHD1L gene encoding chromodomain-helicase-DNA-binding protein 1-like translates to MSRFFQALRRAGSVRTRGPGVQEADVLRWGLTGIKLRPYQLEGVNWLVKCYEVQHGCILGDEMGLGKTCQTISLLLYLTKKLSNKERFLILCPLSVLSNWKEELERFAPGLSFITYIGSKEERPKVQENLKKDSHFHAVLTTYEICLKDATFLKSFNWAALVVDEAHRLKNQNSLLYKTLSEFSVGFSLLLTGTPVQNSLQELYSLLSLIEPDIFPREQVKEFVEYYQVLEKESEPAKELHSLLQPFLLRRVKSEVAAELPKKVEVVLYHGMSALQRKYYKAILTKDLDAFENETGRKVTLQNVLIQLRKCVAHPYLFNGVEPEPFEIGDHIVEASGKMCLLDKLLSFLYAGGHRVLLFSQMTQLLDILQDYMDYRGYSYERLDGSVRGEERHLAIKNFGQQPIFIFLLSTRAGGVGMNLTAADTVIFTDSDFNPQNDLQAIARAHRIGQHRPVKIIRLIGRDTVEEIIYRRAASKLRLTNAVVEGGQFALGAPKPQGAAELQLSEILKFGLDKLLSSEGSTIQDVELENILGETKGGQWIMDIVLPQKEENEEEDTENHMYVYEGKDYSKEPSREDKKAFDQLLDLQKTLIEETSKEGRALRNKANALLTGLREQSARRKHLLSEEELEARRKKRQEAAAKRARLMEEKKAAKAEAEHKKKMAWWEANHYTSTCLPSEESGSEEEFEEDELGQNVDLDYKDADQNYIKYVVGDVTHPQAEEEDAIIVHCLDDSGRWGRGGLFTALEARSDQPRNIYEMAGKMKDLELGGTLLFPIDDKKSRKKGQDLLALIVAQHRDRSNNLSGIKLSALEKGLKKIYSAAKKRNATVHLPRIGYATKGFNWYGTERLIRKHLAARGVPTLIYYFSRNKSSSSASQPYSSSTTVSKP, encoded by the exons ATGTCCCGCTTCTTCCAGGCGCTCCGCCGCGCCGGCAGCGTCCGGACCCGGGGTCCGGGCGTGCAGGAGGCGGACGTGCTCCGGTGGGGGCTGACAG GCATTAAGCTTCGTCCCTATCAATTAGAAGGTGTAAACTGGCTGGTGAAATGCTATGAAGTCCAACATGGCTGTATCCTGGGTGATGAGATGGGCCTTGGGAAGACTTGTCAG ACCATTTCTCTACTTCtttatttgacaaaaaaattatCCAACAAAGAGAGATTTCTGATACTTTGTCCTCTGTCAGTTCTCAGCAACTGGAAGGAAGAACTGGAGAG GTTTGCTCCGGGTCTTTCTTTCATAACATACATAGGCAGCAAGGAAGAGCGACCCAAAGTGCAGGAGAACCTAAAAAAGGACTCTCACTTCCATGCAGTCCTGACAACATATGAG ATTTGCCTGAAAGATGCAACATTTCTAAAGTC cttTAACTGGGCTGCCTTGGTTGTAGATGAAGCtcacagactgaaaaatcaaaattctcTGCTTTACAAGACACTTTCTGAG TTCTCAGTAGGCTTCAGCCTGCTACTCACAGGCACTCCAGTCCAGAACAGCCTCCAGGAGCTGTACTCCTTACTCAGCCTTATTGAGCCTGACATCTTTCCTAGGGAGCAAGTGAAAGAGTTTGTTGAGTATTACCAAGTTCTTGAAAAGGAGAGTGAGCCAG CCAAAGAATTGCACAGTCTTCTGCAGCCATTTCTCCTTCGGAGAGTCAAGTCTgaggtggctgcagagctgccaaagAAGGTGGAAGTGGTTCTGTACCATGGAATGTCGGCTCTGCAGAGGAAGTACTACAAGGCCATTTTGACAAAAGATCTAG atgcatttgaaaatgaaacgGGAAGGAAGGTTACACTCCAGAATGTCTTAATTCAGCTTCGGAAGTGTGTTGCCCACCCGTACCTCTTCAATG GTGTTGAGCCAGAACCCTTTGAGATTGGAGACCATATTGTTGAAGCCAGTGGCAAGATGTGTTTGTTGGATAAACTCCTTTCATTCTTGTATGCTGG TGGCCACCGTGTGTTGCTCTTTTCTCAGATGACTCAACTGCTCGATATCCTGCAGGACTACATGGACTACAGAG GCTACAGCTATGAGCGGCTGGACGGCTCTGTTAGGGGTGAGGAGAGACACCTGGCCATCAAGAACTTTGGTCAACAGCCCATATTTATCTTCCTGTTGAGCACCAGAGCAG GTGGAGTTGGCATGAATCTGACAGCAGCAGATACAGTTATTTTTACTGATAGTGATTTTAACCCACAAAATGACTTGCAAGCAATAGCAAGAGCTCACCGGATTGGGCAGCACAG GCCTGTAAAAATTATCCGTTTGATCGGGCGAGATACAGTTGAAGAAATAATCTACCGCAGAGCTGCCTCTAAGCTCCGCCTGACCAACGCCGTTGTAGAAGGGGGGCAGTTTGCTCTGGGAGCGCCCAAgcctcagggagcagcagagttACAG CTGAGTGAAATCTTGAAATTTGGCCTGGATAAATTGCTCTCCTCTGAGGGAAGTACTATACAGGATGTGGAGCTAGAAAACATCCTTGGAGAGACAAAAGGAGGGCAGTGGATAATGGACATTGTGCTGCcacaaaaggaagagaatgaaGAAGAGGATACAGAGA atcacATGTACGTGTATGAAGGCAAAGATTATTCAAAAGAACccagcagagaagacaaaaaagcatTTGATCAGCTCTTGGATCTTCAGAAAACATTGATTGAAGAGACCAGTAAGGAAGGGAGAGCTCTTCGGAACAAAGCAAAC GCCCTTCTCACAGGCCTACGGGAACAGTCAGCCAGGAGGAAGCACCTGCTGAGtgaagaggagctggaggctcGGAGGAAGAAGCgccaagaagcagcagcaaagagagcAAGGCTCATGGAGGAAAAGAaggcagcaaaagcagaggcagaacaCAAGAAAAA GATGGCCTGGTGGGAGGCCAATCATTACACATCTACCTGCCTTCCTTCAGAGGAAAGTGGCTCTGAGGAAGAGTTTGAGGAGGATGAGTTGGGGCAGAATGTGGATTTAGATTACAAAGATGCAGACCAGAACTATATCAAGTACGTCGTGGGAGATGTAACCCACCCtcaagcagaagaggaagatgcCATCATTGTCCATTGCCTAG ATGACTCCGGCCGCTGGGGAAGGGGTGGTTTATTCACTGCTCTAGAGGCTCGTTCTGATCAGCCAAGGAATATATATGAGATGGCAGGAAAGATGAAAG ACCTGGAGTTAGGAGGAACCCTGCTATTCCCTATTGATGATAAAAAGTCCCGGAAAAAAGGACAAGATTTG ctgGCCTTAATTGTAGCTCAGCACCGGGATCGGTCCAACAACTTGTCTGGCATTAAGCTGTCAGCTTTGGAAAAGGGCCTGAAGAAGATTTATTCAGCAGCCAAGAAAAGGAATG CAACAGTGCATCTTCCACGGATCGGGTATGCAACAAAAGGCTTCAACTGGTACGGCACCGAGCGGCTCATCCGAAAGCACCTGGCGGCACGGGGTGTGCCCACTCTTAT ATACTACTTCTCTAGGAATAAAAGTTCCTCCTCTGCTTCACAGCCATATTCATCTTCAACAACAGTCTCAAAGCCATGA